Genomic window (Ruminococcus flavefaciens AE3010):
ATTTACCGCAGCGCATGCATTTGAGAACATTTACTCCGCTTGAACGCAGGACCTGTTCTTTTAAATTATTATCCATTCTGATCCTCCTTCAAGCCAAGCGCTTCTGCGAGTACCTCTGTAAAATAGTACACAGGAAGCTCTGAATCCGAGTTCTTTTTCAGATTATAAAGACACAGCGGACAGGCTGTAATGATCATATCAGCTCCCTGATCCTGAGCAGAGTTCATTACAGCGCCGCTTCTTTTAGCAGCCTGAGCCTTGTCCTCAAGAGTGATATAGCCCCCGCAGCATTCGTTCCTCTGGGCGTATATAACAGGTGTGCCGCCGATAGCTTTAATAAAATCCTCCATTATACTGGGATTTTCAGGATCATCCATAGCAAGAGCTTTCGACGGACGAAGAAGCAGGCAGCCGTAATATGCGGCGATCTTCTTCCCTTTAAGAGGATTAACAACCTTCTGAGCAAGGTCATCAAATCCAACAACGTCACGAAGCATTTCAAGGTAATGATACACTGTTGTTTCGCCGTTATACGGTTCATCAAGTTTAAGGTAATTATTGACCTTTGCCGCCATTTCCTCATCGTTTGATATATCGTAATTAGTCTGCTTTATTACATTATGACAGGCTGAACAGACAGTGATAAGCGGTCTGTTATTCTCTTTTGCAGAGTTGAGCGTCCTTACTGCTGAAAGCTTTGTAGCT
Coding sequences:
- a CDS encoding CoB--CoM heterodisulfide reductase iron-sulfur subunit B family protein, producing the protein METFTYYPGCTLRTKAKDLDTYARKSAEFLGIALEEPADWQCCGGAYTTAKDEIATKLSAVRTLNSAKENNRPLITVCSACHNVIKQTNYDISNDEEMAAKVNNYLKLDEPYNGETTVYHYLEMLRDVVGFDDLAQKVVNPLKGKKIAAYYGCLLLRPSKALAMDDPENPSIMEDFIKAIGGTPVIYAQRNECCGGYITLEDKAQAAKRSGAVMNSAQDQGADMIITACPLCLYNLKKNSDSELPVYYFTEVLAEALGLKEDQNG